The sequence CCTGCTCGGCGTTGGTCAGGGCCAGTTGCTGCCAGCGTGCGCGCGTGCCCCGGACGCGATGGCTGATGGTCAGTTCGACCTCGCGCAGCTCGGCAACCGCGCTGATCAGCGTTTCGAAGTCCTCGTGAACGGTATTGACGATCAGCTCAGACGGCAGATCGCGCTCCATCGAACTGAGGTAGTACTGTTCCAGGAACGCCTGCAGCACATCACTTACGCTCTCCTCGATGGCGACCTGCGGGAAGAAGTTCTTGGAACCGAGCACTCGCCCGGCACGCACGCTTATCAGGTGCACACAAGCACCGCCTGGGCTGACCACGGCGGCGACGATGTCGACGTTGCCGCTACCACCCTCCATGCTTTGCTGGTCCTGCACCCGGCGCAAGATGCCGATCTGGTCGCGAATCTCGGCGGCGCGCTCGAAATCGAGCGCCATGGCGGCCTTCTCCATGTTGCGCGACAGCTCTTCGGCCAAGGCGTTGCTACGACCTTCGAGAAACATCACCGAGTGCCGGACGTCCTCGGCGTATTCCTCGGGATCGACCAAGTTCACGCATGGCGCCTTGCAGCGCTTGATTTGGTATTGCAGGCAGGGCCGGGTGCGATTGCGGTAGTAGCTGTCTTCGCACTGGCGCACGAAGAACGCCTTCTGCAACAGGCTCAGGCTCTCGCGAATGGCCCCTGCGCTCGGATACGGACCGAAATAGCGCCCCGGCTCTTTTTTTGCGCCTCGGTGAATGCTGAGCCGCGGAAAGTCGCCGCTCGAGAGAAACACGTAGGGATAGGACTTATCGTCACGCAGCAGGATGTTATAGGGCGGGCGCCACTGCTTGATCAGCGTCTGTTCGAGCAACAGTGCTTCGGTTTCGTTGGCCGTGATGGTGGTTTCGACCTGCGCGATCTTCGCCACCAGCGCTGCGGTTTTCGGCGCTTGTCCGGTCTTGCGAAAGTAACTCGCCAACCGCTTCTTGAGGTTTTTCGCCTTTCCTACATAAAGCAGCTTGGCTTCGGCGTCGAACATCCGGTAAACGCCAGGACGCCCGCTGCAGGAAGCCAGGAAGGCGGAAGAATCGAAACCGCTCATCAATTGATGGTATCGACCATGCCGTGGCGAACCGCTAGCAAAGCCAGTTCGACGTCGCTGGTGATCGCAAGCTTTTCGTAGATGCGGTAGCGATAGGTATTGACGGTTTTCGGCGACAGACAAAGCTTGTCGGAGATGGCCTGAACCTTCTGACAATTGGCGATCATCAGCGCGATCTGGATTTCCCGTTCTGACAGCAGGTCGAAGGGGGACCCGTTAACCTTGGGCTGGAACGATTTCAACGCGAGCTGC comes from Stutzerimonas stutzeri and encodes:
- the uvrC gene encoding excinuclease ABC subunit UvrC, producing MSGFDSSAFLASCSGRPGVYRMFDAEAKLLYVGKAKNLKKRLASYFRKTGQAPKTAALVAKIAQVETTITANETEALLLEQTLIKQWRPPYNILLRDDKSYPYVFLSSGDFPRLSIHRGAKKEPGRYFGPYPSAGAIRESLSLLQKAFFVRQCEDSYYRNRTRPCLQYQIKRCKAPCVNLVDPEEYAEDVRHSVMFLEGRSNALAEELSRNMEKAAMALDFERAAEIRDQIGILRRVQDQQSMEGGSGNVDIVAAVVSPGGACVHLISVRAGRVLGSKNFFPQVAIEESVSDVLQAFLEQYYLSSMERDLPSELIVNTVHEDFETLISAVAELREVELTISHRVRGTRARWQQLALTNAEQALGARLANRQHLAARFQSLAEALDLDELPTRLECFDISHSSGEATVASCVVFGPEGPLKSDYRRYNIEGVTAGDDYAAMHQALSRRFKKAAEGEGKLPDILLVDGGKGQLNMAREVLQELAVPELILLGVAKGVTRKPGLETLYLNDAAHEFTLPGDSPALHLIQQVRDEAHRFAITGHRARRGKARMTSTLEGVPGIGPKRRRELLKHFGGLQELCRASLDEIAKAPGISKKLAESIYAALHSE